A single Crateriforma conspicua DNA region contains:
- a CDS encoding Gfo/Idh/MocA family protein, translating to MVGLGFGAEFIPIYQAHPNAEVAAICRRDATQLNQAGDQFGIDRRYTDYDDVLADPEIDFVHINSPIPDHAWMSLKALDAGKHVMCTVPMATTIEECEQIVQKVHDTGLKYMMAETVVYSREFLFIQDLYRKGELGKIQHLAASHPQDMDGWPSYWEKMIPMHYATHVVSPCLGLVDGLAEYVSCFGSGTVRDDIAQKSGNSFAVETCHIKIKDSDLTAHIWRFLYDVARQYRESFDVYGTKKSFEWTLVENEPHVIHTAKKPEPEIPEKVEVPDFADRLPEQIRRFTLPAQIHDAEHLSFIQGGGHGGSHPHLVHEFVSSLLEDRDPRPNAVTSANWTCVGICAHQSALQGGQVVRLPEFTLG from the coding sequence ATGGTGGGGCTCGGTTTCGGAGCCGAGTTCATTCCGATCTATCAGGCGCATCCGAACGCCGAAGTCGCCGCCATTTGCCGACGCGATGCCACCCAGTTGAATCAGGCCGGTGACCAGTTCGGCATCGACCGGCGGTACACCGACTATGACGATGTTTTGGCCGACCCCGAAATCGACTTCGTTCATATCAACAGCCCCATCCCCGATCACGCATGGATGTCGCTTAAGGCCTTGGACGCCGGCAAGCACGTGATGTGCACGGTGCCGATGGCGACCACGATCGAAGAGTGCGAACAGATCGTGCAAAAAGTGCACGACACCGGCTTGAAATACATGATGGCCGAAACGGTGGTCTACAGCCGCGAATTTCTGTTCATTCAAGACCTGTACCGCAAAGGCGAATTGGGAAAGATCCAGCACTTGGCCGCATCGCATCCCCAGGACATGGACGGTTGGCCCAGTTACTGGGAAAAGATGATCCCCATGCATTACGCGACGCATGTCGTCAGCCCATGCTTGGGTTTGGTGGACGGTTTGGCGGAATACGTCAGTTGTTTCGGATCGGGAACCGTCCGCGATGACATCGCCCAAAAGTCTGGCAATTCGTTTGCCGTCGAAACTTGTCACATCAAAATCAAAGACAGTGATCTGACGGCGCACATCTGGCGTTTCCTGTACGACGTGGCCCGCCAGTATCGCGAAAGTTTTGACGTGTACGGCACGAAAAAAAGCTTCGAATGGACGTTGGTCGAAAACGAACCACACGTCATTCACACCGCAAAGAAACCGGAACCCGAAATCCCTGAAAAGGTGGAGGTGCCCGACTTTGCAGACCGTTTGCCCGAACAGATTCGTCGGTTCACGTTACCGGCACAGATCCATGACGCCGAACACTTGTCGTTCATTCAGGGCGGCGGACACGGCGGATCGCATCCGCATTTGGTCCACGAGTTTGTTTCATCGCTGTTGGAGGACCGTGACCCACGGCCCAACGCGGTGACCAGTGCCAACTGGACTTGTGTCGGCATCTGTGCACACCAGTCGGCGCTGCAGGGCGGACAGGTGGTTCGATTGCCGGAATTCACGCTGGGATAA
- a CDS encoding sulfatase-like hydrolase/transferase — protein MTSVSAPAASDEDGAKGPNFLFIIVDDQSPFDLKVYNPDSTLQTPNIDRLVSEGMTFDTAYHMGSWSGAVCTPSRHMVMSGRTVWHLPQKAKRGRKPLTTAPKDLADHTMAAVFNDAGYDTMRTCKRGNSYEAANAQFTVRHDASKRGGTDETGSRWHGDRVMDYLTERDQQADTDPFLIYFGFSHPHDTRDGVPDLLEKYGATNHTDKNRLPTANPKQPELPTNYLPGHPFDNSHMNVRDEVSVSGVWKNRDERTIRNELGREYACSENIDRQIGRVLDQLETMGELDNTYVFYTSDHGIAIGRHGLQGKQNLYEHTWRVPMIVRGPGIKAGTRVTGNVYLLDVLATLCDLAEIDAPATNEGNSFGPILRGESSEVRDVLFGVYCGGTKPGMRSVRRGDWKLIKYESIDSGARETQLFNLAENPHEFLQEHHASDVVALTGHQPAKNQINLADSAEYADQLATMEALLLSEMKRHDDPFRFWDQPKSSAAK, from the coding sequence ATGACCAGCGTGTCGGCGCCGGCTGCGTCTGACGAAGACGGCGCGAAGGGTCCCAACTTCCTGTTCATCATTGTGGACGATCAGTCGCCGTTTGATCTGAAGGTGTACAACCCAGATTCCACGCTTCAAACGCCCAACATCGATCGTTTGGTTTCCGAAGGGATGACGTTCGATACCGCCTATCACATGGGGTCGTGGAGCGGTGCGGTATGCACGCCATCGCGGCACATGGTGATGTCGGGACGAACCGTTTGGCACCTGCCGCAAAAAGCCAAGCGAGGCCGAAAGCCTCTGACAACCGCCCCCAAGGACTTGGCTGACCACACGATGGCGGCGGTCTTCAACGACGCCGGCTACGACACGATGCGCACCTGTAAACGCGGCAACAGCTATGAAGCAGCCAACGCCCAATTCACCGTCCGTCACGATGCCAGTAAGCGCGGCGGAACCGACGAAACGGGCAGTCGCTGGCACGGCGACCGCGTGATGGATTACTTGACCGAACGAGACCAGCAGGCCGACACCGATCCATTTCTGATCTACTTCGGGTTTTCCCACCCGCACGACACACGCGACGGCGTTCCAGACCTGTTGGAAAAATACGGTGCGACCAACCATACCGACAAGAACCGTTTGCCCACCGCCAACCCCAAACAGCCCGAGTTGCCCACAAACTATTTGCCCGGCCACCCGTTTGACAATTCGCATATGAATGTGCGTGACGAAGTTTCCGTCAGTGGAGTCTGGAAGAATCGCGACGAGCGTACGATTCGAAATGAACTGGGGCGTGAATACGCGTGCAGTGAAAACATCGACCGACAAATCGGTCGAGTCCTGGACCAATTGGAAACCATGGGCGAATTGGACAACACGTACGTCTTCTACACATCGGACCACGGAATCGCGATCGGGCGTCACGGCCTGCAGGGCAAGCAGAATTTGTACGAACACACTTGGCGTGTTCCCATGATCGTCCGTGGCCCGGGTATCAAAGCCGGTACACGTGTGACGGGCAATGTGTACCTGCTGGATGTTCTGGCCACCCTTTGTGACTTGGCCGAAATCGACGCGCCGGCGACCAATGAAGGCAACAGCTTTGGTCCCATCCTGCGTGGCGAGTCATCCGAAGTCCGCGACGTCTTGTTCGGCGTCTATTGCGGAGGCACTAAACCGGGCATGCGGTCTGTGCGTCGCGGTGATTGGAAGCTGATCAAGTACGAGTCGATCGATTCGGGTGCTCGCGAAACCCAACTGTTCAATCTGGCCGAAAATCCACATGAATTTTTGCAAGAGCATCATGCATCCGACGTGGTGGCGTTGACGGGGCACCAACCCGCCAAGAACCAGATCAACCTGGCTGATTCGGCCGAGTACGCCGACCAATTAGCAACGATGGAAGCCTTGTTGCTGTCGGAGATGAAACGTCACGACGATCCGTTCCGATTTTGGGATCAGCCCAAATCGTCTGCGGCAAAG
- a CDS encoding DUF5060 domain-containing protein produces MKRNALNPTYAALTFLLVSLAMPHSVLAINRVDYQEGAVAGRQWEVLDIAFATATAPQASEIEIAADFTGPDGTEIAVDGFDDGDGRFVIRFTPTKPGSWTFNVRSSVAALDGKQGSLSVQPAGQDRKGGVVIAKDSPTRFEYENGERYYPIAFECDWLFALDAENPDDIPQTRRFVDTLAENGFNQVVMNVFAYDVNWPKDDRLVKEFDYGSPDVYPFGGHNENPDHSRLNIEYFQRLDRVIDYLDQKGIVAHLMIYVWNKNVNWPEADSQADNRYFDYVVRRYQAFPNMVWDISKEALGYGHNDVNYISHRIDRLRKADAYRRLVTVHDYAYCRRFPEKVDFVSVQLWLSELYSVMRDVVKNIPGKPILNIEHGGYERGPYVVFTGNYTSPEVCLERAYQCVFAGTFPTHYWQGAAWNVIIPDIKTLPADEQPRLDYYRHMRSFVDRYRVDELVAGDRKANAGFCLHDNADTLIYYIPKECDFIGVRLPSERRGETMTATWFDPYTGEYSKPENHKITQWPSLKVPAGDGLRILVLNLDTP; encoded by the coding sequence ATGAAACGAAACGCCTTGAACCCCACCTACGCCGCGCTCACCTTTCTTCTCGTTTCGCTGGCGATGCCCCACTCCGTCCTCGCGATCAATCGGGTTGATTACCAAGAAGGTGCCGTTGCAGGGCGGCAGTGGGAGGTTTTGGACATTGCCTTCGCAACGGCAACCGCCCCGCAAGCCAGCGAAATCGAGATCGCTGCCGACTTCACCGGCCCGGATGGAACCGAGATTGCTGTCGACGGCTTTGACGACGGCGACGGCCGATTCGTCATTCGGTTCACGCCCACCAAGCCCGGATCTTGGACGTTCAACGTCCGGTCATCGGTCGCCGCGCTGGACGGTAAACAAGGCAGCCTGTCGGTCCAGCCAGCCGGTCAGGATCGAAAAGGCGGCGTCGTGATCGCGAAAGACTCGCCGACGCGGTTCGAATATGAAAACGGTGAGCGTTATTACCCGATCGCGTTTGAATGTGATTGGCTGTTCGCGCTCGATGCAGAAAACCCGGATGACATTCCACAGACACGGCGATTCGTCGACACGCTGGCGGAAAACGGTTTCAACCAAGTCGTCATGAACGTCTTTGCCTACGACGTCAACTGGCCGAAAGATGATCGGCTGGTGAAAGAGTTTGATTACGGCAGCCCGGACGTCTATCCCTTCGGTGGCCACAACGAAAATCCCGATCATTCGCGTTTGAATATCGAATACTTTCAGCGTCTGGATCGTGTCATCGATTACTTGGACCAAAAGGGCATCGTCGCACACCTGATGATTTACGTTTGGAACAAGAACGTGAACTGGCCGGAGGCTGATTCACAGGCGGACAACCGTTACTTCGATTACGTCGTGCGGCGATACCAAGCGTTCCCCAACATGGTGTGGGACATTTCCAAAGAAGCATTGGGCTATGGGCACAACGACGTCAATTACATCAGCCACCGGATCGACCGTTTACGAAAGGCTGACGCGTACCGTCGCTTGGTAACCGTCCATGACTATGCGTATTGTCGCCGTTTCCCCGAAAAGGTGGACTTCGTCAGCGTTCAGCTTTGGCTTTCCGAACTGTACAGCGTGATGCGTGACGTCGTGAAGAACATTCCCGGTAAACCGATTCTGAATATCGAACACGGCGGTTACGAACGTGGTCCCTACGTGGTCTTTACCGGCAATTACACGTCGCCGGAAGTCTGCTTGGAACGTGCCTATCAGTGCGTTTTCGCGGGTACGTTCCCGACGCATTACTGGCAGGGTGCGGCGTGGAATGTGATCATCCCCGATATCAAAACATTGCCCGCCGATGAACAACCTCGCCTGGATTACTATCGGCACATGCGATCGTTTGTGGACCGTTATCGCGTGGATGAACTGGTGGCCGGCGACCGCAAAGCGAATGCTGGTTTCTGCTTGCACGACAACGCTGACACTTTGATCTATTACATTCCGAAAGAATGTGATTTCATCGGCGTCCGTCTTCCTTCGGAACGTCGCGGCGAAACCATGACTGCGACCTGGTTCGATCCATACACCGGCGAATATTCCAAACCGGAAAACCACAAAATCACACAGTGGCCTTCACTGAAAGTCCCAGCGGGTGACGGGCTTCGAATCTTGGTGCTGAACTTGGACACACCGTAG
- a CDS encoding PVC-type heme-binding CxxCH protein, producing MIVGWLQTAFLTFTPVGAADLTLLFIGDSGHHQPTRRFQELAPVLERRGIELRYTQRMGDLNPSTLQTFDGVVLYANIDRIEDEQAAALLDFVAAGKGFVPLHCASYCWRNNPEIVALMGGQFLRHGTGIVSTQVVAPEHPVMNGFEGFSSWDETYVHHRYNTANRTVLEYRVGDEQAEGNDREPWTWVRTHGRGRVFYTAWGHDGRTFTQPGFHNLVERGIRWACGEDPSVVADFRDVETFDVPAMTTVGDDAADFQYVDVGPKIPNYTPSRRWGTQGDPKTLMQMPLDPEESIKHFVTPVGLAVERYADERDFQSKPIAMTWDERGRLWVCETVDYPNELGQGRDRIRICEDTDGDHVADRFTVFADGLSIPTSIVIVRGGAVVQNGTETIYLKDTDGDDVADQRSTLIEGWALGDTHGGVSNFRYGLDNWIWAMQGYNNSTPTYDGKQSQSFRQGFWRFKLSQSDPPVVTDLEFVRSSDNNTWGLGIGEDGLIFGSTANHNPSMFMPIANRYYERVRGWSPSTLHSIADTHEFDPITDNVRQVDHHGGYTAGAGHALYTARAFPRQWWNRTAFVCGPTGHLVGTFVLRPDGANFQSTSPVNLLASDDEWSAPIMAEVGPDGAVWVIDWYNYIVQHNPTPNGFETGQGRAYESDLRDKTHGRIYRVVPDDDQRLHAIEDLSQGSNQDLVNSLSHPSMRWRLHAQRLLVERGLGQDAEVVNGLMDLVSNREVDTIGLNVGAIHALHTLAAMLQASGPQAEITDSKFIDGLEDALSHPSAGVRRNALAVIPKTQAGSRLLLRHREVFDDVDAQVRLQAVLTLSDLPEAEDAGRLVAELCVGQTDPIMLDALTSAAATHAPSFLRQIAQTRLGRESLVVVSPVTQRVTEHVARGRPDSATLQRLLEALSSAEPNIAGAMVDGLLAGWPKDHRVSATDTLVAKLRDAFRASRSAGKVQLLRLAAAAGLDTLDDEAESILAGLRDTVSDPDVDPQRRVRAAQDWIAFRPDDPDVVDSIVQEITPQTDPALAAGFLNAVSRSRSEEAAELIIDALSTLTPQVKSAAISVMIGKPSWTRALLDAAEADQFDINELTLEQKQQLRSFPDRRIRRRAEAKLAMGGGLPDADREKVLQSLMHVTTRTGNVKAGKEVFKKVCSACHQYGDLGQKVGPNLTGMAAHPKSELLTHIIDPSRNVEGNYRLYNVLTVDGQVFSGMLAGESRTSITIIDAQAKEIRLAREDIEELIASRKSVMPEGFEKQISDDELADLLQFLTDQGPFVPIPLDDVATAISTRGLFSQSDRGPDRMVFDNWDPKTFDGVPFVLTDPMGQSQKNLILLRGPRGTLPPRMPASVSLPCGTSASAIHLLSGVGGWSYPFEQEQSVSMIVRLHYADGSSEDHELINGLHFADYIRRVDVPKSEFAFALGDQQIRYLKVVPSRSAMINTIELVKGDDSTAPIVMAVTVQRDESDGNAETVSESLDHRDGGERSLKAAVGDRYKIGVGVSHRVIEDPANAELIQKHFQILTPENCMKPQGIHPAEDEWNFDATDKFVDFATEHGLEVVGHCLVWAKDDRTDPWMMKDGDSDVGRDKLLQRIETHIETVVQRYADAVTMWDVVNEAIGDGDEGLLRDSVYSRATGMDFIVKAFQVAHANDPDALLIYNDYNGHKPDKRKKLIEFLTKLKAAGAPVDAYGMQGHFELGDESIDQLRDTFQELRRLGLQVVVSELDIDVVKRGRWWSEDGKFRDELSAYDPYPDGMPDDIRDQQIRQYVQLFELFNEYSDIIARVSFWNLHDGESWLNTFPWRRVNHPLLFDRDLQPKPAFDAVYDALKQ from the coding sequence ATGATCGTCGGGTGGTTGCAGACCGCTTTTCTGACGTTCACACCGGTCGGTGCGGCCGACCTGACGTTGTTGTTCATCGGTGATTCCGGTCATCACCAACCTACGCGACGCTTCCAAGAACTGGCGCCGGTGCTGGAACGTCGTGGCATTGAACTACGCTACACCCAGCGTATGGGCGACCTGAACCCGTCGACGTTGCAAACGTTCGACGGTGTGGTTTTGTACGCGAACATCGACCGAATCGAAGACGAACAGGCCGCTGCTCTGCTCGATTTCGTCGCCGCCGGCAAGGGCTTCGTTCCATTGCACTGTGCCAGTTACTGTTGGCGAAACAACCCCGAAATCGTTGCCTTGATGGGCGGACAGTTTTTGCGGCACGGGACCGGAATCGTTTCAACGCAGGTCGTTGCACCGGAGCATCCGGTGATGAATGGATTCGAAGGTTTTTCCAGTTGGGATGAAACCTACGTTCATCACCGCTACAACACGGCGAATCGAACCGTCTTGGAGTATCGCGTCGGGGACGAGCAAGCCGAGGGCAACGATCGCGAACCCTGGACATGGGTTCGCACGCACGGGCGCGGACGCGTGTTTTACACCGCCTGGGGACACGACGGTCGAACGTTCACCCAGCCAGGTTTTCACAACCTGGTCGAACGCGGCATTCGCTGGGCTTGTGGCGAAGATCCGTCGGTCGTGGCCGATTTTCGCGATGTCGAAACCTTTGACGTGCCGGCGATGACCACGGTTGGTGACGATGCGGCTGATTTCCAGTACGTCGATGTCGGTCCCAAAATTCCGAACTACACCCCCAGTCGGCGATGGGGAACTCAGGGGGATCCCAAAACACTGATGCAGATGCCGCTGGACCCAGAGGAGTCCATCAAGCATTTCGTCACGCCGGTCGGTTTGGCGGTAGAACGCTATGCCGATGAGCGTGATTTTCAGTCCAAACCGATCGCCATGACTTGGGACGAGCGTGGGCGATTGTGGGTTTGCGAAACGGTCGACTATCCCAATGAACTGGGGCAGGGACGTGACCGGATTCGCATCTGTGAAGACACCGATGGTGACCATGTCGCCGACCGTTTCACCGTGTTTGCCGACGGGCTTAGTATTCCCACCTCGATCGTCATCGTGCGGGGTGGCGCCGTCGTTCAAAACGGAACCGAAACGATTTATTTGAAGGACACCGATGGCGATGACGTGGCCGACCAACGGTCGACTTTGATCGAAGGCTGGGCTTTGGGCGATACGCACGGCGGCGTCAGCAACTTTCGTTACGGCTTGGACAACTGGATCTGGGCCATGCAGGGCTACAACAACAGCACGCCGACCTATGACGGCAAGCAATCACAATCGTTTCGTCAGGGTTTCTGGCGATTCAAGCTGTCACAAAGTGACCCACCGGTGGTGACGGACTTGGAATTTGTGCGGTCCAGCGACAACAACACTTGGGGGCTGGGGATTGGCGAAGACGGTTTGATCTTTGGATCGACCGCCAATCATAACCCCAGCATGTTCATGCCGATTGCCAATCGCTACTACGAACGCGTACGCGGGTGGTCGCCATCGACATTGCATTCGATCGCCGACACGCACGAATTTGACCCGATCACCGACAACGTTCGCCAAGTCGATCATCACGGTGGGTACACCGCCGGCGCCGGGCATGCCTTGTACACCGCTCGTGCATTTCCGCGTCAATGGTGGAACCGCACGGCATTTGTTTGCGGTCCCACCGGTCATTTGGTGGGGACATTCGTGCTGCGTCCCGACGGCGCTAACTTCCAATCGACCAGCCCCGTGAATCTGTTGGCAAGCGATGACGAATGGTCGGCTCCGATCATGGCGGAAGTGGGGCCCGACGGCGCGGTTTGGGTGATCGATTGGTACAACTACATTGTGCAACACAATCCGACGCCCAACGGGTTTGAAACAGGGCAAGGTCGTGCCTACGAAAGCGATCTTCGCGACAAAACGCACGGTCGGATCTATCGTGTCGTTCCCGATGACGACCAACGCTTGCATGCAATCGAAGATCTTTCTCAAGGCTCGAACCAGGATTTGGTCAACAGCCTTTCGCATCCGTCGATGCGCTGGCGTTTGCATGCTCAGCGATTATTGGTCGAACGAGGACTCGGCCAGGACGCCGAAGTAGTGAACGGACTGATGGACCTGGTGTCGAACCGAGAAGTCGACACGATCGGACTGAACGTCGGTGCCATTCACGCGTTGCACACGCTCGCCGCAATGCTGCAAGCATCGGGGCCACAGGCGGAGATCACCGATTCGAAATTCATCGATGGTTTGGAAGACGCCCTGAGTCATCCTTCGGCCGGCGTGCGTCGAAACGCATTGGCGGTCATCCCAAAAACACAAGCCGGCAGCCGGTTGTTGCTTCGGCACCGTGAAGTGTTCGACGACGTGGATGCCCAAGTCCGACTGCAGGCGGTGTTGACGTTGTCGGACTTGCCGGAAGCCGAGGACGCGGGGCGTTTGGTGGCGGAACTGTGCGTCGGTCAGACCGATCCGATCATGCTGGACGCATTGACGTCCGCAGCGGCCACACATGCCCCCTCGTTTCTTCGACAAATTGCCCAGACTCGTTTGGGCCGCGAAAGCTTGGTGGTGGTGTCGCCGGTCACGCAACGAGTTACGGAGCATGTCGCCCGTGGGCGACCCGACAGCGCCACGCTGCAGCGATTGTTGGAAGCGCTGTCCAGCGCGGAACCGAACATCGCCGGTGCAATGGTCGACGGCTTGTTGGCGGGTTGGCCCAAGGACCATCGTGTTTCGGCAACCGATACGCTTGTTGCCAAGCTTCGCGACGCGTTTCGTGCGTCCCGATCGGCGGGCAAGGTTCAACTATTGCGATTGGCGGCGGCAGCAGGTTTGGACACGCTGGACGATGAAGCCGAATCGATCTTGGCCGGATTGCGGGACACGGTGTCCGACCCCGACGTCGATCCGCAACGGCGGGTTCGTGCGGCACAGGACTGGATCGCTTTCCGGCCCGATGATCCCGATGTGGTCGACAGTATTGTTCAGGAAATCACGCCGCAGACCGATCCGGCATTGGCGGCCGGCTTCTTAAACGCCGTTTCACGCAGTCGTTCCGAAGAAGCCGCGGAGCTGATTATCGATGCGTTGTCCACGTTGACGCCGCAAGTCAAATCGGCCGCGATCAGTGTCATGATCGGCAAGCCCAGTTGGACTCGTGCCTTGCTGGATGCCGCCGAGGCCGACCAGTTTGACATCAACGAATTGACGTTGGAACAAAAGCAACAACTGCGGTCCTTTCCTGATCGGCGCATCCGCCGGCGTGCCGAAGCCAAGCTTGCCATGGGCGGCGGGCTTCCCGATGCGGACCGCGAAAAGGTGCTGCAGTCGCTGATGCATGTCACCACTCGGACCGGCAATGTGAAAGCGGGCAAAGAGGTGTTCAAAAAAGTGTGCAGCGCCTGTCATCAATACGGTGATCTTGGGCAAAAGGTCGGCCCCAATCTGACGGGCATGGCTGCGCATCCGAAGTCGGAATTGTTGACGCATATCATTGATCCATCGCGCAACGTGGAAGGCAACTACCGCCTGTACAACGTGTTGACCGTCGACGGCCAAGTGTTCAGTGGAATGTTGGCGGGTGAATCCCGCACGTCAATCACGATCATCGACGCTCAAGCGAAAGAGATTCGGTTGGCGCGGGAAGACATCGAAGAACTGATCGCGTCGCGAAAAAGCGTGATGCCCGAGGGATTCGAAAAACAGATTAGCGACGACGAATTGGCCGACCTGTTGCAGTTTTTGACCGACCAGGGGCCGTTTGTTCCCATTCCTTTGGACGATGTGGCGACGGCGATCAGCACACGAGGACTGTTTTCACAAAGCGATCGTGGCCCGGATCGAATGGTGTTCGACAATTGGGATCCCAAGACGTTCGATGGGGTGCCTTTCGTCCTGACTGATCCGATGGGGCAAAGCCAAAAGAATCTGATTTTGCTGCGTGGGCCACGCGGAACCTTGCCGCCACGCATGCCGGCGTCCGTGTCGCTGCCTTGTGGAACGTCCGCCTCGGCGATCCATCTGTTAAGTGGCGTGGGTGGATGGAGCTATCCGTTTGAGCAAGAACAATCGGTATCGATGATCGTTCGTCTGCACTATGCCGATGGATCATCCGAAGATCATGAATTGATCAACGGCTTGCACTTCGCGGATTACATCCGCCGCGTGGATGTGCCCAAAAGTGAGTTCGCTTTTGCGTTGGGTGATCAGCAAATTCGCTATCTGAAGGTCGTGCCAAGCCGTTCCGCAATGATCAATACGATCGAGCTGGTCAAGGGTGATGATTCCACCGCTCCCATCGTGATGGCGGTCACAGTTCAACGCGACGAATCCGACGGCAATGCAGAAACGGTTTCCGAATCGTTGGATCACCGCGATGGCGGCGAGCGATCGCTGAAAGCCGCGGTCGGCGACCGCTATAAGATCGGTGTGGGCGTCAGCCATCGCGTGATCGAAGACCCAGCCAACGCCGAACTGATCCAGAAACACTTTCAAATTCTGACGCCGGAAAACTGTATGAAACCTCAGGGCATTCATCCGGCCGAAGACGAATGGAACTTTGACGCGACGGACAAGTTTGTGGACTTCGCGACAGAACATGGCTTGGAGGTCGTTGGGCATTGTCTGGTTTGGGCCAAGGATGACCGCACGGACCCTTGGATGATGAAAGACGGTGACAGCGACGTCGGCCGAGACAAGTTACTGCAGCGAATTGAAACCCACATCGAAACGGTGGTGCAGCGATACGCCGATGCCGTGACAATGTGGGATGTTGTCAATGAAGCGATCGGCGATGGTGACGAAGGCCTGTTGCGTGATTCGGTGTATTCACGTGCTACCGGGATGGACTTCATCGTGAAAGCCTTTCAAGTGGCTCACGCAAATGATCCCGATGCCTTGTTGATCTACAACGACTACAACGGCCATAAACCAGACAAGCGAAAGAAGCTGATCGAGTTCCTGACGAAGCTGAAAGCTGCGGGCGCGCCGGTCGACGCGTATGGCATGCAAGGCCACTTTGAACTTGGTGACGAATCCATCGACCAATTGCGCGACACTTTTCAGGAGCTTCGTCGGCTGGGGCTACAGGTCGTTGTATCGGAGCTGGATATCGACGTCGTCAAACGCGGCCGCTGGTGGTCCGAGGATGGAAAGTTTCGTGATGAATTGTCCGCCTATGATCCCTATCCCGATGGGATGCCGGATGACATTCGTGACCAACAGATCCGCCAATACGTCCAATTGTTTGAACTGTTCAATGAATACAGCGACATCATCGCCAGGGTTTCGTTTTGGAATCTGCACGATGGTGAAAGCTGGCTGAACACGTTTCCCTGGCGACGTGTGAATCACCCGCTGCTATTTGACCGCGATCTTCAGCCCAAACCCGCCTTTGATGCGGTCTACGACGCTTTGAAGCAATAG
- a CDS encoding AraC family transcriptional regulator → MPRRSVALLIETSNSYSRGVLEGIVDYVRKHERWAIYLPEQERGGKPPPWLPRWNGDGIIARIENDAIADALRRKKIPVVDVSAARQLPNIPWVETDDTAIAAMAIRHLADRGFRHLAFCGDPGFNWSNWRREQFNRLANEHDIIAHTYDTLSRTDPKYSWNREKRGLAAWLKKLPRPVGILACYDIQAQKVLEVCREIGIAVPEQAAVLGVDNDLLLCELADPPLSSIICNTRRTGYEAAAMLDQMMAGADFESKRVLIPPLGIQTRQSTDVLAIDDPDIAAALRYIRENALDGINVADVVRHVPLSRRVLESRFQKMLGRTPHEEITRLKIDRIKELLTDTDLSLAQIAVRTGFEHDEYMCVFFRKAVGVPPGKYRQQRR, encoded by the coding sequence ATGCCGCGTCGCAGCGTCGCACTACTGATCGAAACGTCCAACTCCTATTCCCGCGGGGTCCTGGAAGGCATCGTCGACTACGTGCGGAAACACGAACGATGGGCGATCTATTTGCCGGAACAGGAACGCGGCGGCAAACCGCCGCCGTGGCTGCCCCGATGGAATGGCGATGGGATCATTGCAAGGATCGAAAACGACGCCATCGCGGACGCGCTGCGCCGCAAGAAAATTCCGGTGGTCGACGTCAGTGCCGCGCGACAGTTGCCGAACATTCCGTGGGTGGAAACGGATGACACCGCCATCGCCGCGATGGCAATCCGGCATCTGGCCGATCGTGGTTTTCGGCATTTGGCGTTTTGTGGCGACCCCGGATTCAATTGGTCCAATTGGCGGCGGGAACAATTCAATCGCTTGGCGAACGAGCACGACATCATCGCACACACGTACGATACGTTGTCGCGCACCGATCCCAAGTATTCGTGGAACCGCGAGAAACGTGGCCTGGCCGCTTGGCTGAAAAAGCTGCCGCGCCCGGTGGGCATCTTGGCCTGCTACGACATTCAAGCTCAGAAAGTCTTGGAAGTCTGTCGCGAGATCGGCATTGCGGTTCCAGAACAGGCTGCTGTTCTGGGCGTGGACAACGATTTGTTGTTGTGTGAATTGGCCGATCCGCCACTGTCAAGCATCATCTGCAACACACGCCGAACCGGTTATGAAGCCGCCGCGATGCTGGACCAGATGATGGCGGGTGCGGATTTCGAATCAAAGCGTGTTTTGATCCCACCACTTGGGATTCAAACGCGACAATCAACCGACGTTCTTGCGATCGATGACCCTGACATCGCAGCGGCACTTCGGTACATCCGCGAAAACGCATTGGACGGAATCAATGTTGCCGATGTGGTTCGACACGTTCCGCTTTCCCGCCGAGTGCTGGAAAGCCGTTTCCAAAAAATGTTGGGACGAACACCTCACGAAGAAATCACGCGACTGAAAATCGATCGCATTAAAGAGTTGCTGACCGACACGGATTTGTCGCTGGCCCAGATTGCGGTGCGAACGGGTTTCGAACACGACGAATACATGTGCGTGTTCTTTCGAAAGGCGGTGGGCGTCCCGCCTGGAAAGTATCGCCAACAACGACGCTGA